The genomic DNA AAAAAACTTTGACTCCCGCACCGCACGTACCAAAGTTTCTATCCCTTTACGGGGGTCAAATCTTCCCACATATAACACCACCTTAGCATCTGCATCAAATCCCAAAGCTGCTCTTGCAGTGTCCCGATCCACTGAACCAAAGTGTTTAATATTCGTACCACAAGGAATAATATCAATATTTCCTTGTTGGGAAACCAAAGTTCTCATGTGGTGTTTTTCCTGTGGACTTGTGGCCACAATTCTTTCTGCTGTTTCTAATACTTTTCTTTCTACAGCTAGACGTTGACTAGCAACTAAAGGAATATTATCTATAGTGTTGTATTTGATTATTCCTAAAGAATGATATGTATGAACCTGTTTACTGCCTTGAATTTTTTTCAATTGTAAACCAACCCAACTAGATAACCAGTAGTTGGTATGAACCACTTCATATTTAATCCCGTTTTCTTTTTGGAATTTCAATAACTGTTTTACAAATTCTGGCAAATATTGAAAACCATGATCCCGTGGCACAAATTCAACTGGTCCTGCTGTTAAACGAATGGTTCGACAGCGGGGGTTATGTTGAACAATATTGTCTTGATCAGCACTCACTTTCCGGCTAAACATATCAACTTCCCATCCTAGTTGGGATAGTGCTTCACCCACTTGACGGACATATACATTTTGTCCTCCAGCCTCTTCTCTACCAATTTCAATTGCCGGATCACCGTGGACTGAAATCAAAGCTATGCGTTTGTTACTGGTTGAGTTCATAGGTTGTATGCTGCTGATGATCACAAGATAATAAATCGGAAGCTTTCAGTTAGGTGTAAATCACATATAACTGAATTCTTTAGAAAACTTTTATGTAACTTTCATTGTAAATTAAAAATATTTTCCTGTGTTTATTCTTTGGTTAAATTTACCTATTTATTAGATATGAATATTCAATAATATTGATAGATTAAATTCTATTTTTTAAATCTCAATCATTACTAAATACCTATTTTATTAAAATATTTTCACTAAAATATAGTCATCAATTAATAATTAGTTAATGACTTTAGTGGTTATATTTGAGTACCACAAACATATTATTCAAGTATTTGAAAATCGTCGTTTAAACTAGCTGTTGATATTAAAAATTCATGCAAGTTATTAGTAAAGACAATGCCATGAATTTTTTACAGAGGTGATAGGCTTACCAAGCTTTAATGGTAGAACTACTCCTGTAATGAGTGTATTTGCTTATACTATTATTGTGAATTATTTTTTTTTGTTAAATAAGATACGATTTTGTAAAAAAGTTCAATATATTCCTGCTGATAGTTGCCATAAAATTAAGCAGTGCCGATCGCCCAGTATAGTCTGGCTGTCAGCACTGCTTACTACCTCTGTTGTTGTTGGTTGTTTGCACAAAAAACAGTCCACGAGGGCTGATGATTTCCGATCAATTTAGTGACTGTGGCCACTAAAGAACAATGCAAAATTAAAAATCACTGCAACTGATCCTTAATTTCTAGTTCTGCTATATAAAACCTAGACAAAGCTAGACTTTACTTTCTACTTCAATGGGAGCATGGGAGCGGTTATCCCTCGGTAGACTTGCACGCTGTAGCCCAACGCGACTTTCTCAAGTTAAGATTTGGAAACAGACTACCACTATCAATGCTTGGTTTTCGCGTCGGTAATAGTCTTATTCAATACTTGATATACTAGGATTATACATCAAGTTGGGATTTTTCTTAGCTAACTTATGTCAATGTTTGTCAACATAAGTCTATTTTTGACGATAAAATTGTCAACTTAGGACAAGCTCTATTCCTAAACAATTAGTTGGTAGCTTGTGCAGCTAACATCTCTTTGAGTTTTTCTAATTCAGCCGCCCAACGAGGATCTGGACGAATTGCGTCTGAGTCAATATTGCTAGAGCTTTCACGAGATCCACCACCACCACGACGGGACTTTTTAGCACCTTTTTCACGACGACCTTCTTTGTTGGGACTAGGTGTGGGAGTGCTGGTAGGTTTACTACCTTGATCTTCACCTTCGTCACCCTTAGTCCGAGGTAATGCCTTTTCTAGCTTGATAGCAGTGTCTTTGAACAATTGACCATTATACTTTTCAATAATTTGGTCTGCTTGTTCGTCGTTGTTGACTGTCAAAAATCCAAAACCACGACATTTACCTGTTTTCCGATCTTTGATCAATTTGGTGGTGACAGCATCGCCTTCTTCTGCAAATACTGCTTGCAACTCTTGACGATCTATTTCTTCTTTGGGCAAATTACCTATATATAAACGAACAGACATGAACTATACCTCCAGGGTAAAAATGAACTTGTGTTGACAGAGTAAATTGGTTTTGGTTTTTTTTTAGTAGATGTTGTTAATCAACTAAAAATTTCCATCAACCAATTTTATTAATACCAGCCATAAACGCTATAGTTCCAAACTGCAAGCCCTATTTATATCTTGCTGTTTGTTCGCAGGGTATCTCCCCGACAGGACGAACTACAGCGCCCTATATCCCTCAGCTAAAAGCTATTGGGACTAATTCTCTTGAGATATTTAAACTATCATTAATATCTGCATGAATCAATGAATTATTACCTATTTTATATAAATCGGTGCTAATTTTTTGAAGACTAAATGTAAATTGGAAAGGGTAACTTTCATCATACCTAGAAACCCTATTTGGATGTTGGTAACAACTAAAAATTATGTTGGTAAAAAAATCATCAAACAAGGTTTTCATCTCTGATAATTTGGCTTTGTAGCTCCACAACTTCACAACCCATTCCAGGCAGAAAAATACAAATTTGTGTTGATTGTATTTGTCTGCCATAACTAATTTACCATGATGTCTATACAGTATATTATCTCTAATCACAAAAGTACCCATTATATTTTTTATTGTCATTTGAATTTCTGCATAATCTGGATAAATTGATAAAGATAAATATTTATTTTTTTGATGATGATTACATTTTGGCAAGCTTAATTTTCTTAGAGAATTATTTATAAATTGATATTTAGACTTACGTTCCATATATGAATTAGATGCCACCCAAAATTTTGACCTATGAATATATAAAAGTAATGATTTTTTGGCTATTTGCACAGGTAAATTGAGAATGTTTCCTATCATATAACAGTCAGTATAATTGTAGAGGCTTTTGGCAAATAAATACAAAGATTCAATCTCCGGATCATGGGGATTATTGCTTTGGATAATTTGCTTTTCTACTAACTGCATAATGGTATATAAGAATATGCTTACTTATACTAACTAATGACTAAAATCCAGTCAATTCTTTTAAATTCGTTATTGGCAATGATGTTTGCTCTGCTGTGATGTTGATATTTTTTAATATTCATGTTGGTCTATAAATTGGACAATGCTTGCCAATATAGTTGTTGACTATAATCATATTGACTTAAAATAAAACCGCTATGAAGTGCAGCTAATACCATCTTAATCTTCAGAATTATAAGTTTGATAACTCACTATCCACCGCCGTATATCAATAAAATACTCTTAGCTTCTACCTAGAGAATGAAATACCATCTTTTACATTGTTATGGCATTCACCACACAGCTGATCTAGCACTTAAATTTTCGCCGATATAAAGCATTATTACATCATAGCATACAATGAGTTTTTTACGCAAGGGGTAGAATTTCAACAAAAATCATCCTTTAGCTGCTGTTTGAAGATTGGACGATTACGCTGTTGTGCTAGTGAACAAACAGAATTCAGAGATGTAATCTAAAAATATTTGTGCATTTCATGAATAAATGTAACACTCTTAGAAAGAATGTGCAAATTTTGTTGACATTGTTCCAAACTTATCTTTGAGAAAATTTTCCGCAGAATGTATCTAAACTACCCGGTTATAGATTGGGCTGTCAGCATGATGTATGCTCCCCAAGCTTGGGCTACAACGGCTAAAACGGTAGACCAAATGGGATGGGGACTGTTAATAATGTTACCTGTTTGAGTTTCCAATGTTTGGATGTCTATCCAAGGTGTCGCTCCTCGACGTAACCAACCTGTGACTGTAACTTGTCTGCCGATCCATTTTTGAGGATGGGCTGATGGTGATAACCAAGGAATATGATGGAGTTTAACTAAGCCCAGGTTAGTTTGTAAAATCAGGTCTTGGGATAAACTATTGCCGATGCCTGGACGACCTATGAGTTTACCAACTAGGCGGACGCTGATGCTATCAATTGGTAATACTGAAGGATCTATTAATAGTTTCAGTGCTTGCTGGTCATTATGTAAGTTGTGTTGATTAATTTCTGGGAAAAAGCTGTTGATTCTCATTAATGTACCAACGCTAAAGCCAATCATTAAAAATCCTGTGATAAAAGACCAATCATCATAAATCCATTTTAGGTTAACAACATGAGTGGTGTAAGCGGTTTGCCAACTTAACCAAAATAGACCAGCTAAGATAAGTCCGGAAGGAATGCCTAACCAAGGGGCAATTTGTAGTAGAAAGGACTGGGGCTTAACTTGCAATAATTCTGGAGTGATGAAATATAGCTCTGGTTCTAGATGCCAATGACGAGCAATTTGACATAGACGTTGGAGGCGATCGCCCATTAAAGGATGACTACTATTAATAGTAAACCATTGGCGATAAGGATTACTACTTTCCCACATTAAGAATGATTCCCAACGCAGGTTTTCTATCACACTGCCTAAACACAGACTTTGTTTAACATCTACTGGGGCTAAAATATTCACACTTTCTAGTTCCCAGCTGGTTTGTTGTTTTGTCTTGATATCGTCAGCAATACCAATACTAATTTTTAGTAAAGCCCGAATTAAGCCATTAGGATTACCTGTAATTTCCGCAGCATGGCGATCGCTGGCATAAACGCGAAATCGAGAATTTAGTAAGATTATACCAGTAATTAAACACCAAATTCCATAACTTAAATTAGCCACTGCTGTAGTAGTCCAGATCCAGAGGCTATTTTCACTTTTGTTGCCCCAAATTGAGGCTTGTTGATAAAGTTTATAAATGGGTAAAGTGACTAAAAAAGCTAAGGACATAATTCCAAAATCCCAGCGGCGAATTTGTCCTAAAGCTAAACCATAAATAGTGGCTATTTCATCATTATTTAATTGTTCCAAAAGTCCTTGACTGACAACAATTCTGGCTGTACGAGGTAGATTACCATAGGTAAACATCATTGGTGCTGTCATTGGCAAAATCTTTAATTCAGGTATAGGCCAATGTCGCATTTGACAAGTACGTTGTGTGACTCTGACTGCTTCACGACTGTAATTGTACAAATTATCTTTTGCTAAAGGTTTTTGTTGGTAAAATTCAGTCAATATCCAATCTAATAACCACGGTGATAATCCCAGCAGGAATAATAATAAAACTAATATGAATGAACTGGGACTATTATATAAAAATGGCAAGGGGCTAACATAAGGAAATTTGTCTAAAATTTGGTTAGTTAAAATCATTACCGACTCCACCATGGCAACTAACACAGCAAACAAAACCATAAAAGTTGCTAATGCTAGTAGTCGGGAAGAAATAAAATTATATTTACGCAGGGGTTGCCAAACTTTAGCACGTCTAGCTTGTCGCCAATTGATGTTCTTTTTTTCGGTAGTTTTTCCATCTCTAGAAATATTAAATTTGGCATTTGATAAAGCAGTTTGAGATTTAATCTTTCTAGAAATTTTGGCTTGTTGCTGTGTTAACTTAGCGTAATTTGACTTCTTTTGAGATTCTAGGCGTTTTTCACGCTTAATTAAATGATCAAGGGCGCGTTTTGCCCATTCTTGGACTTGGGAATTATCACTTTCAATGAGATTATTACACCAAGCGATCGCCTGATCAGTTTCCCCTGTATGGGCATAAGCCATTACTAAACCAACTTGCGCTTGCAAGCAAGCATTGCTTTGATCCAGAATATTTGCAAGGGGGACAAGTTGAGTAATGGCTGCATAGTAATTTTCCTGTTTAAGGGCAACTAAACCAGCCTCCAAAGCTAATTTTTCAGATGAAGGCATAGACTTATTCTTACTCCAATTTTTTCTCAGTCAGGCACGCTATCTAATTACAACTTCACAAAATAGATGCGAGTTCCCGAATAAATTTATTCAGGAGTTGAAGGAGTCAGAAGGGGCAGAAAGGCCGTTCGCCCGTACAGGAGTCAGAATCACAACAATTGAGCCTATTTTTTATTCCCTCATTTACGAATTACTAGGTTGTTGAGCAGAAAAAACGGGAGCGATCGCACTTAATTTTAACTCTGGATGATCTCCTAGTAACTGTTGACAATTCCACTCATTGCGGAACAATAAAACAGGGCGACCCATGCTATCTTTTACAGTAGTTGTGTTAAATAAACGTCCCACTTTTTCCAAAGCTTCCCAACCACCTTCGACCCATCTCGCTACACTGTAAGGTAAAATATCTAAGATAGTTTCTACACCATATTCATTCTGTAATCTAAACTGCACAACTTCAAATTGCAACTGACCCACAGCAGCTAAAATTGGCTCACGTTTAGCTTCATCAGTGGAATACATAATCTGTACTGCACCCTCTTCTCTTAATTCGGAAACACCTTTTTGAAATTGCTTAAATTTTGATGGGTTGGGATTTCTTAAAGTTGCAAATAGTTCTGGGGAAAAGTAAGGAATTCCCTCATATTCTAGTTTTTGCCCTGTATAAATTGTGTCGCCAATTGCAAAAACGCCGGGATTATTTAACCCAATTACATCTCCCGCATAGGCAACATCAATAGACTCTCGATCTTGGGCAAATAGTTTTTGTGGCCGAGACAGACGCACCGCTTTACCTGTGCGAGCATGATTGACTGTCATATCCTTTTCAAACTTGCCTGTACAAACCCGGACAAAAGCCACCCTATCCCTATGTTTGGGATCCATGTTAGCTTGGAGTTTGAACACAAATCCCGTAAATTCTGGGTAGGTGGGGGGAATTTCTCCCGCAGTGCTGTTATGTGTACCAGGTTTCAGGGCATACTCAAGGAAGTTTTTCAGGAATAGTTCTACACCGAAGTTTGTCATGGCACTACCGAAAAATACGGGTGTCATTTTTCCTTGATGGACTAAATCTAAATCTAGTTCTGCTCCTGCTCCTTCCAATAGTTCTAGCTCATCTTTGAGTTGATGATAAAGTTCTGGTTCTAACAACTCTTCAATTCTGCTATCACCTAGATTCATCACAGTATCAACGGCTTCTTTACTACCGTGGGCGCTACGTTCAAATAAATGAATCTGCTGTTGATGACGGTCAAAAACTCCTTTAAAGCGATCGCCCATCCCTATCGGCCAATTTACAGGATATGTCTGTAAACCTAACTCTTGCTCAATTTCATCTAACAATTCTAACGGTTCTCTCCCCGGACGATCCAATTTATTCACAAAGGTGAAAATAGGAATACCTCTGAGTTTACACACTTCAAACAGTTTCCGGGTTTGGGGTTCTAACCCTTTAGCCGCATCAATCAGCATTACCGCATTATCTGCTGCTGCTAAAGTTCTATAGGTATCTTCACTAAAATCTTGGTGTCCAGGAGTATCTAATAAATTAATTTGACAATTGCGGTAAATAAATTGTAAAACTGTGGAGGTGATAGAAATACCCCGTTGCTGTTCCATCGCCATCCAGTCAGAAGTCGCTTTACGCTGGTCTCTACGAGCTTTTACCGCTCCTGCTTCATGGATAGCACCTCCGTATAATAGTAACTTTTCTGTTAACGTAGTTTTACCAGCGTCAGGGTGAGAAATAATCGCAAAATTGCGACGCTGTTCTACGGCTTGACCTAGTTCTTCTACAAGTTCAGTCGCCATAATTTTTATTTTTATCCAATTCTGGAGTTTTTAAGGTTTTTCTATTTTATAGCTTGATTGGGATCTCACGCAAAGACGCAAAGGCGCAAAGGAAGAGGAAGATAATTTTTTTTGGTGGAGGTTGTTGACAATTTTTTGCGTTTGGGTTATATTGTTATTGTGGGAAACTGTGGGCGCATATATATAGGGTTTAAGGATTTACAAGATTTTTTTGGGAAAGATTGATTTTTGGGAAGTTGAGATTTTCAGATCACCCAACCTGAAAATCCTTACATCCTGGACATTATCTCGACTTCGCGGTAGTTGAGCGTAGTCGAAACTCAATAACCACCTGATGCTGACAAATAAATCAGCGTTCATCTGCGTTTATCCGCGTTCGCCCCTTGACAAAAATCTCAACTTCCATTATTCTAATGTTATAGGTGGAAAAGTGTGCGTCCATATATAACGTATTTTCAAAATCTCAGGTTTTCAAAACACAACTTCCTGAAAAACACACTGCTAAAATTCTAAAAAAAATTCCGCCTTCGGCGGGAAAAGGGAAAAAGAACAAGAGCAAAGGGCAAGAGGAAAAAAGTATAGAGTGCTACCGGAGTCTCCCAACAACGCAGACAACACGAAAACCAATAAAGTTGCTGTGGTAGTCGCGGTAGCTGCCGTAACGACACGCGGAACGGCAGTTCTCAGGAAAGTAGCCCCAGGAACCACCCCGCATCGTCTTTGTATCGCTTTGTCTATTTAAAGCACTACCACCTATGGGCGCGTTTATATAACTATCTTGCCAGCTATCTTCGCACCATTCCCATACATTACCGTGCATATCATACAAACCAAAAGCATTAGGGGGAAAAGTTCCTACATCAGTGGTTTGTTCTCGATATTTACCTTTTGGTGCATCGGCATAGGAATAATTACCATTGTAGTTTACCAAATCTGGGGTAATACTTTCACCAAAATAAAAAGGTGTAGTTGTTCCCGCTCGACAAGCATACTCCCATTGTGCCTCACTAGGCAACTTATAGTTTTTACCTGTTTTTTGGCTTAACTTTTCACAGAATGCCACTGCATCATCCCAACTTACATATTCAACAGGACGTTGGTTGGTGAGCGAAGTCGAACCATCACCTTTGAAACTACCAGGATTATTACCTAAAATAGCTTGATACTGTGCTTGGGTCAAGGGATATTTACCCATAAAGAAACTTTCCAGGGTAACTTGATGTTGTGGACCTTCAGGATTCCATCTTCCGTCTTCATTTTCCGGTGAACCCATCATAAAAGTTCCTGCGGGTATTTCCACCATTTCCAACATCACCCCATTTCCCAAGTCTTCGACAAAATATCTTGCTGACTGGTTGCGTCGTTTAATTATTTCTCCTTTGCGGTTAGTGGTGACAACTTTAAAGTTAAAGGTTTTCAGGTTTAACCTCTCTCCAAACCTCTCTTCTGGTGGGAGAGAAGCTATAATATCCCCATTCTCTTGTAGGGAAGGGGGTTTAGGGGGGTTAGGTTTTTCTATTCCTAAATAACCAAACCACTCTCCCATAGATTGGGGACGTTTTCGATAGTCTAACTCCATCCCCTTCAAAATAGCATCGTTCACCTTTTGACTAATTTGAGAATTATATTTTTGTGGTGGTTCAATGGCCATTTTCAGATCCAACATGATCTTAGCATTGAGATAAGGACTAGGGAGAGGAATATAAGGAGGTTCATCCACCGCGATGATTACATATAATGTTGCAGCAAGGGAATAAATATCTAATGTGGGGGTAAAGTTACTGCGGTTTTCAAATTGTTCTGGTGGTGCAAAAACTGGAGTTTTCGCATTTGTTAAACTCATGGTTTCGGCAAAATTGACTTCCCGCGCTAACCCAAAATCTATTAATATCGCTTTTTTGTCAGATTCTCGCAGTAAAATATTGGCAGGTTTAATATCTCGATGTAGATAATTTTTACTATGAATATAATCTAAAGCTGTGCCAATTTCTTCGATAATCTTTAAACCATCACTTTCACTGAAAGTTCCCTGACTTCCTATATATTTTTGTAAATTTCTTCCTTGTACATATTCCATCACCATACAAGATAAAACTGCATCTTGAATTTTTTCTTGGAACAGTTCTGGATAGACTTTCACAATGTGGGGATGGTCAAAGGTCGCTAACACCATCGCTTCGGTGTTAAATTTGTCTTGTTCCTCAGCGAAAAATTCTGCAAAACCTTCACTATTTCCATTTTTGTCTCGATAACGTTGTTGCAGAGAAAAGACGTTGAGACTTTTAATAGCTACTTGGGTTTTGCGTTTATCATCTTTTGCAAGATAGGTGACACCAAACCCTCCTTGTCCCAGAATTTCAATTATTTCATATTGTCCGCGTTTAATTTTTTGTCCTGGGTTAAAGTACACCATCTTTAACTCGCTCAGTAATAATATGAGTTTTTATCAAACCCACTGTAGTATTGTAGGGTGTGTTAAAACGAAGTTTGTAACGCACCAAAATCTTGATAATGGTGCGTTACGCTATTGCTAACGCACCCTACGTATATTTTTAGAAATAAAACCGGATTCCTATATAAGTTTATATCAAACCCACTGTAGCATTATTTGTCAGCGTTAGGATTTGAGAATTTACAAGATTGTTGTTAACAACATTAAAAATTATTCGCGTCTGTAGGTTCAAAACTCAAACTTCTGAAAAAACAAACCTGAATTTTTCAAAACCCGTTATATATGGGCGCACCTTTTCCACCCATAACATATACTATAAAATAGTTTTTTCGACTTGTCAAGCCTAAACAAAAATTTCCGTAAAACGAAAAAGGGTTTAGCACTGCTAAACCCCTACAGTATCTTTAATTGAGAAGATTCTACAGACTTTGGAAATACTTATCTAAAGCCTCATGTACTAACTCAGTCATGGGTTTACCTTGCTGTTCTGCGGTTTCCTTGAGTTGGGAATAAACGTCATCCCGCAGACTTACCCGATGGCGTGATTTTCCGCTGCTGGTTGGTGTTCCAGGGGTGTAGGTGTCAGAAAATTCGCGGATAGCATCAAAACCTACTCTGTCGCAAAAATCACCGAATTTCTCTTTACCTTTGCGAAACTTCTTAAAATAGATGAAAATTGGTTCTAAAAAGCTTTCGATGTCGTTGTGATGCAGTTTTTCAATGATTGGTCTAGCTAATCTGGTTTGGTCTGGTGAACCACCTAACCAGATTTGATAAGATTCTGGTGCGCTACCAACAAACCCTAATTCTGCCATATAAGGACGAGCGCAACCATTAGGGCAACCAGTCATCCTTACCACAAAATGTTCTTTTTGTAAACCCACTTTATCTAATAAAGCTCTGATTCTTTCTAAAATACCAGGTATTGCCCGTTCTGATTCTGTGATTGCTAAACCACAAGTTGGTAAAGCGGGACAAGCCATAGCATAGCGGGTTAAAGCAGGAATTTGATCAGGGTCAGCAATGACACCACACTGATCTAAAATTGTTTGAATTGCTTCTTTATCTGCTGGGGAAATTTCGTAGAAAATTAGATTGTGGTTAGGTGTGAGACGAATAGGTAAATTAAATTGTTCAACTATTAACCTTAAAGCGGTTTTGAGCTTAAATTCACCTTCATCTTTGACTCGACCATTATCTATAGAAATACCCAAAAAGAGTTTACCGTCTCCTTGTTCATTCCAACCTAGATAGTCCTGATATTTGAATTTGGGTAATTCTTTAAATGGTTCGACAGATTTACCAAAGTATTCTTCTACTTGGGTGCGGAATTTTTCTACACCCCAATCATTGATTAAATATTTTAATCTAGCGTGTCTGCGATTGGTGCGATCGCCATAATCTCTTTGAGTAGCAACTATGGCTTTAACAATATCATAAACATCTTCTTTTGTAACATAACCAATAGGATCAGCAGCGCGAGCAAAGGTTTCTTCTTTGTTGTGAGTTCTTCCCAAACCACCACCAGCAAGAACATTAAAACCTTGTAATTCTCCCTTTTTATTAGTAATGACTACTAACGTTAAATCCTGGGTATACAAATCAACAGAATTATCACCGGGAACTGTCACGCAAATTTTAAACTTACGTGGCATATAATGAGTGCCATAAATTGGTTCTACGGAATCATGGACAATTGTCCCAGTTCCGTTTTTTTCCCTAGCTGCTTTTACCTCTGGGTGTTCTTCAGCACTAATCGCTTTTTCCCCATCCAACCAGATTTCATAATAAGCACCGGTTTGAGGTGAGAGCAAATCAGCGACATTTTGGGCATATTCCCAAGCATACTGATATTCTGGGCGATTTTTGAAGGGTGCAGCGGGTGCCATAACGTTACGGTTAATGTCACCACAAGCGCCTAAAGTAGAACCAAGATTTTGAACAATTGTAGAGATAGCTGTTTTCAGATTCTTTTTCAAAATCCCGTGTAACTGAAAACCTTGGCGGGTGGTAACTCGTAAAGTATGATTACCGTATTCATCAGCTAATTTATCCAAGGCCAAATATAGCTGTGGTGGTATTAACCCCCCAGGGTTTCTTGTCCGCAGCATCATTTGATAATCTTTTTCCTGTCCTTTGACGCGATTATCACGGTTATCCTGTTGATAAGACCCATGAAATTTGAGAATCTGAATCGCATCTTCACTAAAATGAGTTGTATCCTCAAGAATTTCTGTCGCTACAGGTTCAAGCAAAAAATTACTATTTTCTTTGATACCTTCGACTTTGGAAGGTGGCCGATTACTAACGGGAGCAGGAGCAGTGTTAACCATTACAGTAGTATGTTTCTCAATAGGGTAAATGCAGTAGTAAAAGCCGAATTCGGAGTTTATTAATATCGGTTCATTTATTACAACACCAAAAATCCGGTCGGAATTATGAATAATAACCTAATTTTAACACAGTGAAAAGCCGGCTTCATAAGTGATTTAACACTTAACAGAACCAGCATTTTTAGTATTTTATAGCTTTTAAGCAATACACAAATTTTTTATATTTATCTGTTGACATATCGGCTAAACTGTGTAGTTTGTCAACAGATACTGATTAGTCATTGGTCATTGGTCATTAGTTATTTGTACTCAATCACCAATCACTTATCTAAAGCGATAACCGATACCACCATTGATGCTGACAGCGGAAGCGGGACTATTTTGATAAGCTTTGAGTCCAACTTTAGCATTTGTGTAAACTAGGAAGTTTTTAGTAACTTCTGATTCCACACCAGCACCAACAACTACGGAATCTCTATTACCCAAGGGAGTTGGTTTACCATCAGATTCGACAAAAGAGTAACCACCAGTAATGAAAGCATTGGTTCTATTAGCGATGGGAACATCTACGGAAACTTCAGGAATAATTGCGGTTGTTTCATCACTCCACAGGACGTTACCCCGTGCCGAAAAAGGAGTATTTCCTATTTTTACACGTCCAGTGATATTACCACCCAAGGTGGCAGCATCACCGTTTTGTCCACCATTGGTAACACCAGCAGCGACACCAGCGCCGATATAACTAGCATCTGTTCCTTTTTGAGTTTCTGCCGCAGCTTTACCAGCAGAAAGAAATATAGGAGCAATTACTAAGGAAGATAAAGCAGAAATTGTGACTAAAGATTTGAGAAGGCGTTTCATATTGTTCACCATATATCAGAAGTTTTACTGTTAAATGCTCTGTCGAGGATCAGTTAAAAATGTTCCAGTTGAT from Okeanomitos corallinicola TIOX110 includes the following:
- a CDS encoding glycosyltransferase family 1 protein, with product MNSTSNKRIALISVHGDPAIEIGREEAGGQNVYVRQVGEALSQLGWEVDMFSRKVSADQDNIVQHNPRCRTIRLTAGPVEFVPRDHGFQYLPEFVKQLLKFQKENGIKYEVVHTNYWLSSWVGLQLKKIQGSKQVHTYHSLGIIKYNTIDNIPLVASQRLAVERKVLETAERIVATSPQEKHHMRTLVSQQGNIDIIPCGTNIKHFGSVDRDTARAALGFDADAKVVLYVGRFDPRKGIETLVRAVRESKFFGDKNLKLIIGGGSTPGNSDGRERDRIEGIVKELGMSECTIFPGLLKQEILPTYYAAADVCVVPSHYEPFGLVAVEAMACGTPVIASDVGGLQFSVVNENTGLLVPPQDVTAFSHAIDRILENPEWRAALGKSANMRVMSKFSWDGVASQLDSLYTELLQPVKERVLVAG
- a CDS encoding M48 family metalloprotease, which produces MPSSEKLALEAGLVALKQENYYAAITQLVPLANILDQSNACLQAQVGLVMAYAHTGETDQAIAWCNNLIESDNSQVQEWAKRALDHLIKREKRLESQKKSNYAKLTQQQAKISRKIKSQTALSNAKFNISRDGKTTEKKNINWRQARRAKVWQPLRKYNFISSRLLALATFMVLFAVLVAMVESVMILTNQILDKFPYVSPLPFLYNSPSSFILVLLLFLLGLSPWLLDWILTEFYQQKPLAKDNLYNYSREAVRVTQRTCQMRHWPIPELKILPMTAPMMFTYGNLPRTARIVVSQGLLEQLNNDEIATIYGLALGQIRRWDFGIMSLAFLVTLPIYKLYQQASIWGNKSENSLWIWTTTAVANLSYGIWCLITGIILLNSRFRVYASDRHAAEITGNPNGLIRALLKISIGIADDIKTKQQTSWELESVNILAPVDVKQSLCLGSVIENLRWESFLMWESSNPYRQWFTINSSHPLMGDRLQRLCQIARHWHLEPELYFITPELLQVKPQSFLLQIAPWLGIPSGLILAGLFWLSWQTAYTTHVVNLKWIYDDWSFITGFLMIGFSVGTLMRINSFFPEINQHNLHNDQQALKLLIDPSVLPIDSISVRLVGKLIGRPGIGNSLSQDLILQTNLGLVKLHHIPWLSPSAHPQKWIGRQVTVTGWLRRGATPWIDIQTLETQTGNIINSPHPIWSTVLAVVAQAWGAYIMLTAQSITG
- a CDS encoding RNA-binding protein, which gives rise to MSVRLYIGNLPKEEIDRQELQAVFAEEGDAVTTKLIKDRKTGKCRGFGFLTVNNDEQADQIIEKYNGQLFKDTAIKLEKALPRTKGDEGEDQGSKPTSTPTPSPNKEGRREKGAKKSRRGGGGSRESSSNIDSDAIRPDPRWAAELEKLKEMLAAQATN
- the prfC gene encoding peptide chain release factor 3, giving the protein MATELVEELGQAVEQRRNFAIISHPDAGKTTLTEKLLLYGGAIHEAGAVKARRDQRKATSDWMAMEQQRGISITSTVLQFIYRNCQINLLDTPGHQDFSEDTYRTLAAADNAVMLIDAAKGLEPQTRKLFEVCKLRGIPIFTFVNKLDRPGREPLELLDEIEQELGLQTYPVNWPIGMGDRFKGVFDRHQQQIHLFERSAHGSKEAVDTVMNLGDSRIEELLEPELYHQLKDELELLEGAGAELDLDLVHQGKMTPVFFGSAMTNFGVELFLKNFLEYALKPGTHNSTAGEIPPTYPEFTGFVFKLQANMDPKHRDRVAFVRVCTGKFEKDMTVNHARTGKAVRLSRPQKLFAQDRESIDVAYAGDVIGLNNPGVFAIGDTIYTGQKLEYEGIPYFSPELFATLRNPNPSKFKQFQKGVSELREEGAVQIMYSTDEAKREPILAAVGQLQFEVVQFRLQNEYGVETILDILPYSVARWVEGGWEALEKVGRLFNTTTVKDSMGRPVLLFRNEWNCQQLLGDHPELKLSAIAPVFSAQQPSNS